A genomic stretch from Pagrus major chromosome 3, Pma_NU_1.0 includes:
- the rpl30 gene encoding large ribosomal subunit protein eL30, with product MVAAKKTKKSMESINSRLQLVMKSGKYVLGYKQSQKMIRQGKAKLVILANNCPALRKSEIEYYAMLAKTGVHHYSGNNIELGTACGKYYRVCTLAIIDPGDSDIIRSMPDQQQPPQ from the exons ATGGTGGCCGCAAAGAAAACG AAAAAGTCCATGGAGTCCATCAACTCCCGGCTCCAGCTGGTGATGAAGAGTGGAAAATACGTCCTGGGCTACAAACAGTCCCAGAAGATGATCCGTCAGGGAAAAGCCAAGCTGGTTATCCTGGCCAACAACTGCCCAGCTCTCAG GAAATCTGAGATTGAGTACTATGCCATGCTGGCCAAGACCGGTGTCCACCACTACAGTGGAAACAACATTGAGCTCGGCACAGCTTGCGGCAAATACTACAGGGTGTGCACACTGGCAATTATTGACCCCG gcGATTCTGACATCATCAGGAGCATGCCAGACCAGCAGCAGCCACCTCAGTAG